The Ignavibacteriales bacterium DNA segment TCAAATATCAATTAGGAAATGATTCAGGATTAAAGCATTCATACATAGATTCAACCGTGCAGAATGGTTTTACTTATTATTATGCTTTGGTTTCGTATGACTTTGGCTACAATGCAGGAAATATTATTCCATCTGAAAGTCCGGTGCGAGTTTCTTTGCAATCTGATGGATCGGTTAAACTTGGTCCCAATGTTGTGCGTGTAACTCCTGAAGCACCTTCTGCGGGGTACATCCCTCCAACCTTAGGGGATATTTCTCTTGTGGAAGGTACAACAACGAGCACTATATCTTATGACATTGTAGATATAAATAAAATAAAAGATGGACATGTTTATTACATATCTTTTGAAGACACATTGAAAATTGGCAACCCCGTCCTTTCAGAAGATGATACTCTAACTACAAAATCTTACACTCTGAAAGATTCAACTGATAACGTTGTAGTTATAGATCAGTTTAATTCAGTAAGCGCAAGTGTTGAACAGCCCCTTGTAGATGGATTCAGATTAAAATTTGACAATGAAACAAGAGTTGAAAAAAATCCCGAAACTACCAAATGGAATAATGAAAATATACCGGCTTTCGTTTTTGAATCGTTCGTATGGCCAAACCCATCATTACGAGGTCAAGCTATTCCAAACGATTATGTAGTCTCTTTTGGAGATGTCGGATTTGGTTCTTCTTCAGAAATAAAAATAGGGACATTAACTTTTCCATCGAAACCGGTAAACTTTAAAGTATTTAATCGAAGTACTAACGATTTTATTCAATATGGATTTATAGAAGCCGATACAACTTACGGAGGTCCTGGCAAATTAACTGCCAATGGCGCTGTCAAAGATCGAATTATTTTCTTGGAAAAAGATGCCAATGATTCGCTCATATTTACGTGGTGGTTTTATTTAGGCAGTGAACCCGATACTACACTTGGACAATTTTATCCTGTTAGTGGTGATACAGCCACAATCTTTTTACGTAAACCATTTCTGGCTTCTGATGTTTTTAGATTTGTTGCTCACGAAGGACAAATAAATAATCAATTAGCTAAAGAAGATTTGGAAAATATTAAAGTTGTTCCAAATCCATATATTGCAACAGCACTATGGGAACCTAAAAATCCTTACAACAGCGGCAGAGGTCCTCGATCATTGCATTTCACTCACTTGCCAAACAAGTGCACTATTCGAATCTTCACTGTTAATGGTGAACTTGTAGATGTGATTGAGCACGAGAGTCAGTTTAATGACGGCACTGCTGAATGGGACATGCTTACAAAAGATAATTTGTCAATTTCTTACGGCGTTTATCTCTATCATATCGAGGCTCCCGGGATTGGTGAAAAGATCGGCAAGTTTGCAGTGATAAAATAATTTTTGAATGGAAAAAAACTTTAAGGTATAAAAGTGAAAAAATTAAAAATAATAATCTTAGTTGTACTTTCTCTTGCAATATTTCAACCTGATGTATTTGCAACAGAAGTTAAAAAGACCGGCACAACCGCTGCAAAGTTTTTAAGCATTGGCATCGGTCCAAGAGCAAATGCAATGGGCGGGGCATTTACCTCTTTATCAAATGATGTATCAGCACTTTACTGGAATCCTGCGGGCATTGCACTGATTCCCACTTACGAAGGTATGTTTACTTACACAAAACTATTTGCAGATATAAATCTTAACTATTTTGGATTCGTAGTTCCCGCAGGCGAAATGGGTACTTTTGGGTTTGCCGTTACTGCACTTGATTTTGGTCAAATGGATGTAACAACCGAATTCTTCCCCGAAGGTACAGGTGAAAAATTCACAGCCGGCAGTTATGCATTCGGAGTTTCTTATGCAAGACAGATAACGGAAGATTTCCTTGTCGGTTTAAATATCAAATACATTCGAGAAGATATTTACAACTCAAGCGCCGATGGATTTTCATTTGACATTGGGACAATCTTTACCACCCCGTTTTACGGAGTAAGATTTTCGAGCAGCATAACAAACTACGGAACGAAGATGCAAATTACAGGCGATGATCTTTTAGTAAGGCACGATCCCGATCCATCTGTAAACGGTAATAACGAAACAATAGATGCTCGATACGCAACCGATCAGTTTGAACTCCCCCTTCGATTACAGATCGGCATATCCAAAGATTTCCATTTTATGGATGACCAAAGATTAACTTTAGCAGTTGATGGAATTCATCCGAACGACAATGGTCAATATCTTAATGTTGGCGGCGAGTTAGCATTGCTTGATGAATTAATTTTTCTTCGTGCAGGTTATAAAACCTTGTTCCTCGAGGATAGCCAGGAAGGATTGACTCTCGGTGCAGGTATAAATTATAGTGGTTTAGAATATCTAAAAATTTCAGTAGATTATGCCTATCAAGAATATGAATTCTTAGGTAATACGCACAGCTTCGGTATAAGTCTGGCGTTTTGAGAAAAACAAACAACTAAAAAATATTCCAATAAACAAAGAAAGGAATAAACAATGAAAAAAAATCTGCTACTATTTGCACTTATAATACTTGGTGCAGTGGCTGTCGTTAATGCACAAGTTAATGTGACATTTAACGTAGATATGTCCGTAAAGGAAGCCGAGGGTCAATTTACTCCCGGAACTTCCGAAGTTCAGATGAGAGGTGATTTTGACGGCTGGGGTGCCGGTGTTGTATTAACAGACCCCGAGGCTGACTTAATCTACTCTTACGAATTCACTGGTATTGCAGTGGATAGTGTTTTCAATTTCAAATTCTTTTATACCAATCCTGATACCTGGGAAGGTGATCCTAACCGTCAATTTACTGCTCCTGCAGGCGGCGGTGAATTTTCGGATTATTTCGATCGTGACAGCGTAATTAATATTACCGCTGATGGAAACATCTTATTCCAGGTTGATATGTCCGTAATGGCAGAGATTGGAATCTTCGATATAGTATCTGATTCGGTTCAAGTTAGAGGAAATTTTAACGGCTGGGGTGATGGTGAGCCTTTAAGATCTAAACTGAATCAGGATGTTATTGATCCTAATAAATTCTTCCTTGATGTTTCATTTACTTCAATAGAAATTGGAGCTACACAGAATTATAAATTCTATGTTGACTTAGTTGATCCAAGCCTCTGGGTTGATGGTTGGGAAAGACCATTATCACAGGGTGGTGGAAACAGAGACATTGATTTTGAAGGTATCAATAATCAAGTTGCTCCTGAAGTTTGGTATGATGATGTTGATCCTGATTGGGTAATAGAAGATGGTAAAAATCTTTCTGTAGAGTTCAGAGTTGATATGACTCCTGCTACCGATCCTCTGTTACAAGCTGTTCCATTCGATCCTGCTACCGATACATTATATTGGATTGGCGAACAGCCCTCGTTCGTTAGAAGTCAGGGATGGGTTGATACAGATAACATGATGGTCTTAGTGTTAACTGATCCTGATGCTGATCTTATTTATACCGCAACAGGAGATCTTGTTGACCCAACTTTTAATTCATTCCAATACAGATATGGATGGAAAAACGGAAGTAATTGGACATTAGAACCTGCCGGCTTTGGTGACTTTGCCTACAGGATCCGTTATATCGGACAGGATTTACCTCGCAGTTTCCCGGTTAACCCCTGGGTAATGCCTATTGATACCTGGACTAATGCTGAAACTAAAACCGATCAGGAATCTGATCCTTATACTTCATTAGTTAGTGTTGAAGATCCTCAGCTTAATCCTAACACTTACTACTTAGCTCAGAATTTCCCGAATCCATTTAACCCTTCTACTTTAATTCAGTATAGTGTTCCTAAAACCAATTTTGTAACTATTAAAATTTACAATGCTATTGGACAGGAAATCTCTACATTGGTTAATCGTGAAGTAACTGCCGGTGTTCACGAAGTTAATTTCAATGCTAATAATCTTAGCACAGGAGTTTACTTCTACACAATTAAAGCAGGTGATTTCACTTCTACAAAGAAGATGTTATTGATTAAATAATTTTCTTGGCTCGATTGTCTCCTTTATAAAAAGTCCCGCTGTTAAGGCGGGACTTTTTTTATAAATGTAACTGATGGAGTTGCCACCAGTACTGATTTAGTTACCGTCAGTACTGATAGGGGCATGACCAGTACTGATAGGGGCGTGACCAACACTGATAGAGGCATGACCAGTACTGATTGAGGCTCCACCAGTACTGATTGAGACACCGTCAGTACTGATAGAGGCATTTTCAGTACTGATTGAGATTCCACCAATACTGATAGCGACTCGCCCAGTACTGATAGAGGCATGATAGAGAGTTCCACCAGTACTGATAGCGACTCGCCCAGTACTGATGAAGGTAATATCAGTACCGGTGACGGATCCGCCGGCGCAGAGAGTGAGATAAACTGTACGAATTTTAACGATTTTCGAGCTTTTTGATGATTTTTAGAGGGAATGATTGATAGTGGGAAGGGATTATAAAGTGAATATTACTCGAATTATAAAAACCTCCGATAGTGTTGCCATCGAATAACATAATTATGTCTTTTGCGTAAGGTGAGTTAATAATTATTTTTGCTTAACCGCAGTTTCTAATTGTTGAAGAAGGTTTGCAGCGCCGGGGTAGTGTGGAGTTATTTTCAGGCACTCTTTAATGGAGTTTAATGCTGAGTTGTAATCCTTAATTCCAATATAAGCGCCGCATAAATTGTATAGTAATTGATCATCTTTGTTGATGAAGTTTTTAGATTGACTTAAATAATTTATTGCTGAGGAATAGTTTTTCCGGGATAAGTCAATAATACCGAGCCACTTTGTTGAGAATGCATCGGGTTGAAGATCATATCTGATTTTTAAGTATGAATAGGCTTCATCATACTTATTAATCTTCAGCAGCTCATTAGCTAAAAAATTATAATACTCAACCACAACAGGGTATTGTGAAATCAGAATATCCGCCTGTTGTTTGAATAAATCAAAATTACCTTTTTTGAGATAATAGTCAGCAACTTTTCGATGCGCCGGCTCCCATGCTATCTTATCAACTACAACATCGTAGGCAGTTGAATCAATAAAACTTTTTCGATCAATTATTTCTGAGAGAAGTTTCTTTTTCCCTTTTTGAATAAAAGGCCAATCATTCTTTAAAAGTTTAATTCTGTAATCCGCCATGACAGAATCAAAATCAGAGAATAAAAAATTGGCTGAGGTTAAACTATCCTGCATTTCGTTTGATAATTCTTGAGCAGTTGTTTTTGGCAGCAGTCCCTTTTCTTCCATCCTTTCATAAAAAAGTTTTCCTATTAACTTATAACCTTCAATGGTGGGGTGAAGATGATCGGTCATTAAATTATCACCGATAATTCCATCTGGGCTTAAGGAGTTTAACCCGGAATCTAAATCAAGCACTTCAGCCGAATATTCTTTGCCGAGTTGTTTGATTATATCATTTATCTTTTCGGGTGCACGAAAACGTAAAGCATCTAAATCCTTTGCCAGGCGGAAAAGTGAATCAGCTTCGTGAATTTTATTTTGAAGCAGCATCTCTTTAGCTAAATTAAAAACTTCATTAGCTGAAGGCAGGGTAGTATGTTTTAACGAAACAAATGGATTTTGATTTTTTAAATTGCTTGTGAGGGTTCCCATCATCACAGGAATGTCATTGTCTTTAGCCATCTCAAGTATGTCCTGCATGTTTCCTTCAAACTGTTCAAGCCCAAGATTATATTTCTCCGAATTAAGTTCGATGTATTGGTCTTTTGCCATACGCGACATCAAAGTGCCATTTTCATTTTCCTGCGGATCATCACTAAACCAACCCATTACATCTTTAATAATATTACGGAGCAATTCCACAGTTTTAAATCTACCTAAGTACAAAATAAGATTGACCATTGTTCTTGAAGTTCCGAGTGACTCCATTGAGCCGACGCCAAGCGCACCATAATATTCGTTGTGTCCGGCATAAATAATTACAAGATCAGGTTTTTGTTCAATCACGCCCGGCATCAAATCACGAAGGGTGTAGCTGTTTACGGCAGTCATTGCAATATTAACTACTTCGATTGTGGAATTAGGATAAACTAATTGAAGTCTTTGCCGCAAATATCTTGAGAATGAGCCGATCGGCAAATAAGGATAACCTGCGGCACTGCTCCCCCCCAATACAAAAATGCGGAAAGTATTTTTCTTTTTAACAGCATCAAACACATCTTGATTAGAATAAGGAAGGTTCTCGGTTGAGAAGAAATAACGACGCGCTATTTCCGGGTTTAATAATAATTTACCTTTTGCAGCATTGACCCACTGAGAATTATCGTAACCGTAACCAAAAAGGCGGAGTGATAATTCAAGAATTACAAAAAATACTACTGGTATAAAAAGAAGAAACAGGTAATAATATTTCGGAGGTTTATACTCCGGTGCAATTTTTTGTACGGCTTCAGTTTTGTGCGATTCTTTTTTACGTGCTTTAATAGCGAATCCCTCTTTAATTTTTATATCAATATATCTGAAATAGTTTTTCCTTCACGAAAATAGCTTTATAAATAAAAAATAAAAAGTATTTTTATAATAAGAATAAGAATAATTATTGATTGGTTTTAAGAATTAAAAGCTAATATTTATGTACATCCTCGGTATCTCAGCATTTTATCACGATAGCGCAGCTTGTCTTGTAAAAGATGGAGAAATCCTTTCTGCTGCTCAGGAAGAACGCTTTACAAGAAAAAAACACGATCATAACTTTCCACAAAAGGCAATAGAGTTTTGTTTAAAGGATGCGGGAATAAAAGCTGAGCAGCTTGATCTTGTTGCGTTTTATGATAAACCATTCTTGAAGTTTGAACGATTGTTAGAAACTTATCTTGCTTATGCCCCGGTTGGAATAAAATCATTCATCAAAGCAATGCCATTGTGGATAAAGGAAAAACTTTGGATGAAGGAAATGATAAAAAACAAACTCGGATATACAGGCAAGATTATATTCCCGGAACATCACGAATCTCATGCAGCATCAGCATTCTATCCATCGCCATACAACAAAGCCGCCATCCTTACTATGGATGGAGTTGGTGAGTGGACAACAACAAGTTACGGCATTGGTGATGGAAATGATATTCAACTTTTAGCAGATATAAAATTTCCGCATTCGATAGGATTGCTATACTCTGCTCTTACTTATTATACAGGATTTAAAGTAAACTCAGGTGAATATAAAGTAATGGGTTTGGCTCCATACGGTGAACCAAAATACAAACAAATGATTTATGATCATCTTATTGATGTAAAGGAAGATGGTTCATTCAGAATGAATATGGAGTACTTTAATTATTGCCAGGGACTTACAATGACAAACGAAAAGTTTAACAATCTTTTCGGAGGTCCGCCAAGAGAACCTGAAACTAATTTAACTCAAAAGGAAATGGATATTGCAAGATCGTTGCAGGAAGTTACAGAAGAAACCGTATTGAAACTTGGCAAGCACGTTTACAAAGAAACCAAATTAAAAAATCTTTGCCTGGCGGGAGGAGTTGCACTTAACTGTGTAGCGAATGGAAGATTACTTCGTGAGGGACCATTTGAAAATATTTGGATTCAACCAGCAGCAGGAGATGCAGGCGGAGCACTTGGTGCAGCTTTAATCGGTTGGTACAAGTATCACAACAATCCAAGAATTGCTGATGAAAAATCAGATTCACAAAAAGGTTCGTACCTGGGACCTGAGTTTGATGAAAATGAAATTCATTCATTCATTCAATCAAACAATCTTGCTGCAAAAAGATATGATGACGAGCAGCTAATAGAAAATGTTGCAAATCTCATCAACTCAGAAAAAGTAATTGGATGGTTTGATGGCAAAATGGAATTCGGTCCTCGCGCACTTGGTTCACGTACAATTATTGGTGATGCACGTTCACCAAAGATGCAGGCTACGATGAATATTAAAATAAAATTCAGAGAAGGATTTCGTCCTTTTGCTCCTTCTGTTCTTTTTGAAAAGGTCAGTGATTTTTTTGAGATTGAAAAAGCAAGTCCGTATATGCTTCTTACCGCTGATGTAAAAAAAGAACGAAGAATCGCAATGACAGATGACGATCATAAAAAATGGGGAATAGAAAAACTAAATGTTGTTCGTTCAGATATTCCTGCAATTACTCACGTTGATTACTCAGCCAGACTTCAAACAGTTCATAAGGAAACAAATCCTCGTTACCATAAACTTATTTCTAAGTTTAAAGAAAAAACAGGATGTGCAGTTATCATTAATACTTCTTTTAATGTAAGAGGAGAGCCAATTGTCTGCACTCCAAAAGATGCTTACAAATGTTTTATGAGAACTGGTATGGATTATCTTGTTTTAGGCAATTATATTTTAAGCAAGGAAGATCAGAAACCTTTAGAAAGTGATAGTGATTGGAAAAAAGAATTTGTATTGGATTAAAAAATGTTAAAAGATGAAATAAAACATATTGATAACTCTGATGAAGCAGTTAAGAAAACAGGATTAACTGTTGGAGTGGTATTAATTCTTGTTTCTTTATTGTTGTGGTATCTTGGTAAATATTCTTTTATGTATTTCTCAATAGCTGGTGGATTGTTTGTTATACTTGCGTTTATTGCAATTCCTGTTTTGCGTCCATTTCATAAGCTCTGGATGATGCTTGCATTGTTGATGGGATTTGTGATGTCGCGGGTTATTTTAACAATACTCTATTATCTTGTATTAACTCCTATTGGTTTAATAGCAAAGCTTGTTGGCAAAAAGTTTATACCATTGGGGTTTGATAAAAATGCAAATACTTATTGGGAGAAGAGAGAAAATACAGCTAAACAGCAAATTGATTATGAAAGACAGTTCTAAAATGCGGACAGGGCAAGCCCTATCCCTACAAAATCAAAATGTAGGGGAGTGGCTGGCCTCTCCCCAAAAAAGAAATTATTAAGGAATAAATTTTATGAGCAAATTATCTATACTATCTGAGTTGTGGGAATTTTTGAAAGTAAGAAAAAAATGGTGGCTTCTGCCTATCATTTTATTTTTGGTTCTGCTTGGCGGACTTATTATTCTTACACAAGGTTCTGCATTAGCTCCATTTATTTATGCAATATTTTAAAGCCCCACCAAACCTCCCCTAAGGGGAGGCTTAGGGCAATTGAAATACTCTTAATCTAAATGTTGTAATTTTATTTTTAAATATTTCCTTAAGCCCTCTCCTTAGGAGAGGGTTTGGGTGAGGCTGATTTATGCAAACTAAAATAATTGTAGAAAAGAAAAAGAAACGCGTTCCTGTTCCAAAGAAACCGCCAAAGGTAGAAAAGAATCCGAAAGCTTATGACAGAGATGAGGAGAAAAAGAAAACTCGTAAAAAGATTTCCGGTGAAGAATGAATCAGCCCGAAGTTTCACTAATTATATCCTTTTACAATAGGATTGATTTTCTGAAATTAGTTTTTGCCGGCTTGCAAAGACAAACTTTTAAAAACTTCGAAATCATTATCGCCGATGATGGATCAAAAGAAGAAGTCGTGAATGAAATTGAAAAACTTTCTCGTGA contains these protein-coding regions:
- a CDS encoding PorV/PorQ family protein, with translation MKKLKIIILVVLSLAIFQPDVFATEVKKTGTTAAKFLSIGIGPRANAMGGAFTSLSNDVSALYWNPAGIALIPTYEGMFTYTKLFADINLNYFGFVVPAGEMGTFGFAVTALDFGQMDVTTEFFPEGTGEKFTAGSYAFGVSYARQITEDFLVGLNIKYIREDIYNSSADGFSFDIGTIFTTPFYGVRFSSSITNYGTKMQITGDDLLVRHDPDPSVNGNNETIDARYATDQFELPLRLQIGISKDFHFMDDQRLTLAVDGIHPNDNGQYLNVGGELALLDELIFLRAGYKTLFLEDSQEGLTLGAGINYSGLEYLKISVDYAYQEYEFLGNTHSFGISLAF
- a CDS encoding T9SS type A sorting domain-containing protein, whose translation is MKKNLLLFALIILGAVAVVNAQVNVTFNVDMSVKEAEGQFTPGTSEVQMRGDFDGWGAGVVLTDPEADLIYSYEFTGIAVDSVFNFKFFYTNPDTWEGDPNRQFTAPAGGGEFSDYFDRDSVINITADGNILFQVDMSVMAEIGIFDIVSDSVQVRGNFNGWGDGEPLRSKLNQDVIDPNKFFLDVSFTSIEIGATQNYKFYVDLVDPSLWVDGWERPLSQGGGNRDIDFEGINNQVAPEVWYDDVDPDWVIEDGKNLSVEFRVDMTPATDPLLQAVPFDPATDTLYWIGEQPSFVRSQGWVDTDNMMVLVLTDPDADLIYTATGDLVDPTFNSFQYRYGWKNGSNWTLEPAGFGDFAYRIRYIGQDLPRSFPVNPWVMPIDTWTNAETKTDQESDPYTSLVSVEDPQLNPNTYYLAQNFPNPFNPSTLIQYSVPKTNFVTIKIYNAIGQEISTLVNREVTAGVHEVNFNANNLSTGVYFYTIKAGDFTSTKKMLLIK
- a CDS encoding carbamoyltransferase — protein: MYILGISAFYHDSAACLVKDGEILSAAQEERFTRKKHDHNFPQKAIEFCLKDAGIKAEQLDLVAFYDKPFLKFERLLETYLAYAPVGIKSFIKAMPLWIKEKLWMKEMIKNKLGYTGKIIFPEHHESHAASAFYPSPYNKAAILTMDGVGEWTTTSYGIGDGNDIQLLADIKFPHSIGLLYSALTYYTGFKVNSGEYKVMGLAPYGEPKYKQMIYDHLIDVKEDGSFRMNMEYFNYCQGLTMTNEKFNNLFGGPPREPETNLTQKEMDIARSLQEVTEETVLKLGKHVYKETKLKNLCLAGGVALNCVANGRLLREGPFENIWIQPAAGDAGGALGAALIGWYKYHNNPRIADEKSDSQKGSYLGPEFDENEIHSFIQSNNLAAKRYDDEQLIENVANLINSEKVIGWFDGKMEFGPRALGSRTIIGDARSPKMQATMNIKIKFREGFRPFAPSVLFEKVSDFFEIEKASPYMLLTADVKKERRIAMTDDDHKKWGIEKLNVVRSDIPAITHVDYSARLQTVHKETNPRYHKLISKFKEKTGCAVIINTSFNVRGEPIVCTPKDAYKCFMRTGMDYLVLGNYILSKEDQKPLESDSDWKKEFVLD